From Carassius auratus strain Wakin chromosome 10, ASM336829v1, whole genome shotgun sequence, a single genomic window includes:
- the golph3b gene encoding Golgi phosphoprotein 3 — MASLTQRNSGLVQRRTEASRSAAAAEKDRSSGEDEHESRRGEEDDDDQGDAKETRLTLMEEVLLLGLKDREGYTSFWNDCISSGLRGCMLIELAIRGRLQLEATGMRRKSLLTRKVICKSDAPTGDMLLDEALKHVKETQPPETVQSWIELLSGETWNPLKLHYQLRNVRERLAKNLVEKGVLTTEKQNFLLFDMTTHPLTNNTIKQRLVRKVQEAVLEKWVNDPQRMDKRVLALLFLAHSSDVLENAFAPLLDDQYDLAMKRVRMLLDLEPEAEAAKSGANELLWAVVAAFTK, encoded by the exons ATGGCTTCCCTAACGCAGAGAAACTCGGGCCTGGTGCAGAGACGGACCGAGGCCTCACGTAGCGCCGCCGCCGCGGAGAAGGACAGAAGCTCCGGCGAGGATGAGCACGAGTCCCGCCGCGGAGAAGAGGACGACGACGACCAGGGAGACGCTAAAGAAACGCGTCTGACTTTAATGGAGGAGGTGTTGCTGCTCGGACTCAAGGATAGAGAG GGTTACACATCATTCTGGAATGATTGCATATCGTCTGGACTGAGAGGGTGTATGCTGATTGAACTGGCCATAAGAGGCCGCCTGCAACTGGAGGCTACTGGAATGAGGAGGAAAAGCCTGCTAACCAGAAAG gttaTATGTAAATCTGATGCCCCCACTGGAGATATGTTGCTAGACGAGGCATTGAAACATGTTAAAGAGACTCAGCCTCCTGAGACAGTCCAGAGCTGGATTGAGTTGTTAAGTG GTGAAACCTGGAATCCGTTGAAGCTGCATTACCAGTTGCGAAACGTGAGAGAGCGTTTGGCTAAGAACTTGGTGGAGAAGGGTGTCCTCACCACAGAGAAGCAAAACTTCCTGCTTTTTGACATGACCACCCACCCGCTCACCAACAACACCATCAAGCAGCGGCTGGTGCGCAAGGTCCAGGAGGCCGTCCTGGAGAAATGGGTCAACGATCCCCAACGGATGGATAAGCGTGTTCTGGCGCTGCTGTTCCTGGCACATTCCTCTGATGTTCTAGAGAACGCCTTCGCTCCTCTGCTGGACGACCAGTACGATCTGGCCATGAAGAGGGTGCGGATGCTTCTGGATCTCGAGCCCGAGGCTGAAGCTGCCAAGTCAGGAGCCAACGAGCTGCTGTGGGCGGTGGTGGCCGCTTTCACCAAATGA